A genomic stretch from Desulfurococcaceae archaeon MEX13E-LK6-19 includes:
- a CDS encoding DNA-directed RNA polymerase subunit H, producing the protein MPKSKKKTVNILEHEWVPEHEILSPEEAAEVLKKLGVKPIQLPWLLTSDPVAKAIGAKPGDIVRIRRKSFTAGEVIAYRYVVVG; encoded by the coding sequence ATGCCTAAGTCTAAGAAAAAGACAGTTAATATACTCGAACATGAATGGGTTCCTGAACACGAGATTCTTAGCCCCGAGGAAGCTGCTGAGGTTCTTAAGAAACTTGGTGTGAAACCCATACAGCTACCATGGCTCTTGACAAGCGATCCCGTCGCTAAGGCAATAGGGGCTAAGCCAGGTGATATCGTACGTATTCGTAGAAAGAGCTTCACAGCTGGAGAAGTAATTGCTTATAGGTATGTAGTTGTTGGCTAG
- the cadA gene encoding cadmium-translocating P-type ATPase: MGVAGVVTWYIDAILEGFLVFALYSISELIEHYAERYASRKLTGLRELLPSKVSVQVGNGIIEKDLDDVDVGDIVLVKPGDTVPADGVIVDGEAVFDTSYITGESEPRYLRKGDHVESGYVNKGGLVRVRILRRPDESILQLLVMEAERSLARKASLQRFIERFSQPYTILVLVLFGLATLLLTPYRALAILLAGCPSAFIISSGTSTALTIAVLARRTIVARGGLSLENTYRARIVVFDKTGTVTLGKLRVTRAVAINGFSEKEILQLAGGAAKASNHPVAQAIAEHSDMIPFSAEEYPGKGVKAVVDGKTVYIGSKEFFKELGITVNDVGCGVGEREVFVSIDGCLAGVLCLGEELSGDAREIVSILKKMGLEIVIASGDTSDRVEKVARFLGIDKYYAELSPSDKKKLVKDLRRKYGYVAMVGDGINDLEALAEADVGIAVGSLNVVSSIADVVLPKGINGLPLLFRYARKYMLSIYTSIALALAIKLGVITMGLMGLLPLWAIVGIGDDGSTLVALSVIGYLVSRR, encoded by the coding sequence ATGGGTGTAGCTGGAGTTGTTACGTGGTATATAGATGCTATTCTAGAAGGATTTCTTGTCTTCGCGCTATACTCTATATCGGAGTTAATAGAGCATTATGCTGAAAGATATGCCAGTAGAAAGTTAACAGGTTTAAGAGAGCTCTTGCCTAGTAAAGTTAGCGTACAAGTTGGTAATGGTATTATTGAGAAGGATCTTGATGACGTAGATGTTGGTGATATAGTACTGGTTAAACCCGGTGACACTGTTCCAGCTGATGGGGTTATCGTGGATGGTGAAGCAGTATTTGATACATCGTATATAACTGGCGAATCCGAGCCAAGATACCTCAGAAAAGGAGATCATGTCGAGAGCGGGTATGTAAATAAAGGCGGACTTGTTAGGGTACGCATCCTTAGAAGACCTGATGAATCTATACTACAACTACTTGTTATGGAAGCAGAAAGGTCTCTAGCCAGGAAGGCATCACTACAGCGCTTTATCGAGAGGTTTTCTCAACCATACACCATTCTTGTCCTAGTATTGTTCGGTCTAGCCACATTATTATTGACACCATATAGGGCTTTAGCAATATTATTAGCTGGCTGTCCTAGCGCGTTCATTATATCCTCTGGCACGTCTACTGCACTAACTATCGCTGTTCTCGCTAGAAGAACAATTGTTGCTAGAGGAGGTTTATCACTAGAAAATACGTATAGGGCCAGGATTGTTGTGTTCGATAAAACAGGTACCGTTACACTGGGTAAACTGAGAGTTACGAGAGCCGTAGCCATCAATGGTTTTAGTGAAAAAGAGATACTGCAGCTTGCTGGTGGTGCTGCTAAGGCGAGTAATCACCCGGTTGCGCAAGCTATTGCTGAGCATAGCGATATGATTCCTTTTAGTGCTGAAGAGTATCCTGGTAAAGGTGTTAAGGCAGTTGTTGACGGTAAGACAGTATACATTGGTTCTAAGGAGTTCTTTAAAGAACTGGGTATCACGGTTAATGATGTTGGTTGCGGTGTTGGTGAAAGAGAAGTATTTGTCTCTATCGATGGATGCTTGGCTGGGGTTTTATGTCTTGGCGAAGAACTTTCCGGGGATGCGAGAGAAATAGTCTCTATTCTCAAGAAAATGGGGCTTGAAATAGTCATTGCAAGCGGCGATACAAGTGATAGAGTTGAAAAAGTCGCCAGGTTTCTGGGAATAGACAAGTATTATGCTGAGTTAAGCCCTAGTGATAAGAAAAAGCTTGTCAAAGATCTACGTCGTAAGTATGGATATGTAGCCATGGTTGGTGACGGGATTAACGATTTAGAGGCGCTAGCAGAAGCTGATGTAGGCATAGCTGTTGGTAGTTTGAATGTTGTATCGAGTATTGCTGATGTAGTATTGCCTAAGGGTATAAATGGATTGCCTCTATTATTTCGTTATGCAAGAAAGTATATGTTGTCAATTTATACATCGATAGCACTAGCCTTAGCAATTAAGCTAGGCGTTATAACAATGGGTCTAATGGGATTACTGCCTTTATGGGCTATTGTTGGTATAGGTGATGACGGATCAACTCTTGTAGCACTGAGTGTAATAGGATATCTGGTCTCAAGACGATAA
- a CDS encoding UPF0147 family protein, producing the protein MAAPTLYDNEAKIKQAMLMLMRIINDTSVPRNIRRAATEALNQLRDEKLSPGVRAANAISILDSISQDPNMPIHTRVRIWNVITLLETVKD; encoded by the coding sequence GTGGCAGCCCCCACACTATATGATAATGAGGCTAAGATCAAGCAGGCAATGCTCATGCTCATGAGGATCATTAATGACACCAGTGTACCACGTAACATAAGGAGAGCTGCTACAGAAGCATTAAACCAGCTTAGGGATGAGAAACTCTCTCCAGGAGTAAGAGCAGCTAATGCTATCAGTATTCTTGACTCCATAAGCCAGGATCCCAACATGCCTATTCATACCCGTGTCCGAATATGGAATGTTATAACATTGCTTGAAACAGTCAAGGACTAA
- a CDS encoding orc1/cdc6 family replication initiation protein encodes MGAKDILDELIEARLKRRHRIFVDKEKLHPDYIPDKLPHREEQIRRVGSILIPALEGVRPNNILIYGLTGTGKTAVTLFVLKRLEEKTIELGSKFKYAYVNTRKTDTPYRILAEIARSLGLRIPHTGLAKAEVYRRYIEALENWGGIHVVVLDEIDYYVKNHGDDLLYKLARINEELRTAKVSIIGITNDINFIENLDPRVRSSLGEEEIVFPPYNAEQLEDILWERAREAFSPGAISLDVIKYCAALAAREHGDARRALDLLRVAGEIAEREGSEKVLIKHVKQASLEIEYGRIQQVITTLPLHAKLVLKAIALIVREKEHATTGETYDKYRILAKSMGLDPLTQRRVSEIINELDMLGLVNAIVVNRGRYGKTKMIRIRDSLDIIEKTLDKVLGE; translated from the coding sequence TTGGGTGCCAAGGATATTCTCGATGAGCTTATCGAGGCGAGGCTGAAGAGACGGCATAGAATATTCGTTGACAAGGAGAAGCTTCACCCAGACTATATACCAGACAAACTACCTCATCGTGAAGAGCAGATTAGGCGCGTAGGCAGTATACTAATACCTGCTCTTGAGGGAGTAAGACCCAACAACATATTGATATATGGGCTGACTGGCACTGGTAAGACTGCTGTAACTCTCTTTGTACTGAAGAGGCTTGAGGAGAAGACTATCGAGCTTGGCTCTAAGTTCAAGTATGCTTATGTTAATACACGGAAAACAGATACGCCATACAGGATCCTTGCTGAGATAGCTAGAAGTCTTGGTTTGAGAATACCTCATACAGGTCTTGCTAAAGCAGAAGTCTATAGGAGATATATTGAGGCTCTTGAAAACTGGGGAGGTATACATGTTGTCGTACTTGATGAGATAGACTATTATGTTAAGAATCATGGAGACGACTTGCTCTATAAATTGGCTAGAATAAACGAGGAACTACGCACAGCCAAGGTATCGATTATAGGAATAACAAACGACATCAACTTCATTGAGAATCTTGACCCAAGGGTCAGGAGTAGTCTTGGAGAAGAAGAAATAGTCTTCCCACCATACAATGCTGAACAACTAGAGGATATTCTGTGGGAGAGAGCTAGAGAAGCATTTAGTCCAGGCGCAATATCACTTGATGTGATAAAGTATTGTGCAGCACTAGCTGCTAGAGAACATGGTGATGCTAGGAGAGCGCTTGATCTCCTTCGTGTTGCAGGCGAGATTGCTGAGCGTGAAGGCTCTGAGAAAGTATTGATAAAACATGTTAAACAAGCTTCGCTCGAAATAGAGTATGGTAGAATACAACAAGTAATAACAACACTGCCTCTACACGCCAAGCTGGTGTTGAAAGCTATAGCGTTGATTGTTAGAGAGAAAGAACATGCAACAACAGGGGAAACCTATGACAAGTACAGGATTCTAGCGAAAAGCATGGGGCTTGACCCATTGACTCAGAGGAGAGTCAGTGAGATAATAAATGAACTCGATATGCTTGGACTTGTCAACGCTATAGTGGTCAACAGGGGGCGCTACGGCAAAACAAAAATGATTAGAATAAGGGACTCGCTGGACATTATAGAGAAGACGCTGGATAAAGTTCTTGGAGAGTAA
- a CDS encoding DUF402 domain-containing protein has protein sequence MGRPPLARVRVRGIAATALTKILADAGHVIVQASRVIQERMGIPLNTSPADVTVKDADRDELLVIGFPDKASEVLDTLTSTLRYVLVWKPKLNLHSVVVAKIINREGNTCTLELPYGYRAYLDNCRGEPGGLVTVSVVKAPVKPGEFPRVSTSIRVIGEYIALIHGSTRLTISEHVRDEVKRKELLAAATAGVMGKGLGVHLRSSSAYASPDDIVNEIKVLEQKLKEVLEKARECSEPCIVYEGELVALVGLTSEAKKILDEYRDKVVATIKGHHSYKTFGDTLSEIVDFAEVLLKNGVERSVVEESINEYVMSKNTSSPKISIIHIKPDGKVYDLTPGRIEAIIKTANGYKLRLKRVFRGTGVYDGLGVEKKPGDYDEMIVETGKWYVIHNYRRSDGTPIGMYVNINTPPEILPAQIKYHDLLVDVVAKHGSDPEIIDMDELEKYYNEGVISEELYNGAKKAIEEVLKNVFKKNINENESQ, from the coding sequence ATGGGAAGACCTCCCTTGGCTAGAGTGAGAGTACGTGGTATAGCTGCTACAGCATTAACAAAAATACTTGCAGACGCAGGACACGTGATTGTACAGGCAAGTAGAGTTATACAAGAAAGAATGGGTATCCCGTTAAATACATCGCCAGCCGATGTCACGGTTAAGGATGCTGATAGAGATGAGTTGCTAGTAATAGGTTTTCCAGATAAGGCTAGTGAAGTACTTGATACGCTTACCAGCACTCTTAGGTATGTTCTTGTTTGGAAGCCTAAACTTAACTTACACTCAGTTGTTGTAGCGAAGATAATTAATCGTGAAGGAAATACTTGCACGCTGGAACTGCCTTATGGATATAGAGCGTATCTTGATAATTGTAGAGGGGAACCAGGAGGTCTCGTAACGGTATCTGTAGTCAAGGCACCGGTTAAGCCAGGAGAGTTTCCACGTGTATCAACAAGTATTCGTGTCATAGGAGAATATATTGCGTTAATACATGGCTCAACGAGACTGACAATAAGCGAGCATGTCAGAGATGAAGTTAAGAGGAAAGAACTACTTGCAGCGGCGACAGCGGGAGTAATGGGTAAGGGTTTGGGAGTGCATTTACGTAGTAGTTCTGCTTATGCTTCGCCAGATGATATAGTTAATGAGATCAAGGTTCTCGAGCAGAAACTCAAAGAAGTCCTCGAAAAAGCGAGAGAATGCAGTGAGCCTTGTATAGTCTATGAAGGAGAGCTTGTTGCTCTTGTGGGGCTGACTAGTGAAGCAAAAAAGATCCTCGACGAGTATAGAGATAAAGTTGTAGCAACAATAAAGGGTCATCATAGCTATAAAACCTTTGGTGATACATTATCTGAAATAGTTGATTTCGCTGAGGTCTTGTTAAAGAATGGTGTTGAAAGAAGTGTTGTCGAAGAGAGTATAAATGAATACGTTATGTCAAAGAACACTAGTTCTCCGAAAATAAGTATAATCCATATCAAGCCCGATGGCAAGGTTTATGATTTAACCCCTGGTAGAATCGAAGCAATAATCAAGACCGCCAATGGATACAAACTGAGGTTAAAGAGAGTGTTTCGTGGAACAGGAGTATATGATGGGCTTGGTGTAGAGAAAAAGCCTGGCGACTACGATGAAATGATCGTAGAGACGGGTAAATGGTATGTAATACACAACTATAGGAGAAGCGATGGCACACCAATAGGTATGTATGTTAATATAAACACGCCTCCAGAAATACTTCCAGCACAAATAAAATACCATGACTTACTAGTTGACGTTGTTGCGAAACATGGTAGTGATCCTGAGATTATAGATATGGATGAACTCGAAAAATACTATAACGAAGGTGTTATCTCAGAGGAACTATATAATGGGGCTAAGAAAGCCATTGAAGAAGTATTGAAGAACGTGTTTAAGAAAAACATCAACGAGAATGAGAGTCAATAA
- a CDS encoding DUF99 family protein produces MEVIAIDDGYFPLEYKARRGYTILFGVLYSIPTNAIEAFSWNYIEVDGLDATDKAIEIVRLLKRNENIVLLDGVTYGGFNIIDPRRIYSETKTPCIVVFRYPLSIERIRKALTKNFSDYKIRLEVIEYALTRRYVMETPWRALEYTPVGISPYEAKTVLEKLQFYSPEPEPLRIADQLASILSREMLRIGML; encoded by the coding sequence ATGGAAGTAATCGCTATTGATGACGGGTATTTTCCTCTAGAATACAAAGCTAGACGTGGATACACTATTCTCTTCGGAGTCCTATACAGCATCCCTACTAACGCCATAGAAGCTTTTTCATGGAATTACATAGAAGTTGATGGACTTGACGCTACGGATAAGGCTATTGAGATAGTTAGGTTGCTTAAAAGAAATGAAAACATAGTACTACTTGATGGAGTAACCTATGGGGGTTTCAACATAATCGACCCTAGGAGAATATATAGTGAAACAAAAACTCCCTGCATAGTCGTGTTCAGATATCCTCTAAGCATAGAGAGAATAAGAAAAGCTTTGACGAAGAACTTCAGTGATTATAAGATCAGGCTTGAAGTTATAGAGTATGCCTTGACAAGAAGATACGTCATGGAAACACCGTGGAGAGCCCTTGAGTACACACCAGTAGGCATAAGTCCTTATGAAGCGAAGACTGTTCTCGAGAAACTACAGTTCTACTCTCCCGAGCCAGAGCCGCTTAGAATAGCTGACCAACTAGCGTCTATTCTGTCAAGAGAAATGCTTAGGATAGGTATGTTATGA
- a CDS encoding UbiD family decarboxylase: MSETSVWGFFDKLRENGFSIDDKGVISSLFDVTRIVAKQKDPFIASIKNSFSRIYANVVSSRKHIHLMLNVRNDVESYKKILEALNNPTKGVVDNFRKYFEETSYTLKDLPFIKFYREDGGYYLTSSIYCTCIDSVCNASYHRTMLIDENKAVLRIVPRHLYRIYNTYSEMRKDTPVAIILGVHPVIELASSTSPPYGVYELYVANRLLDNKLAFVETPQFKIPVPATASIVVEGVISRDEEEWEGPFVDILRLADKRRKQPVFKLSSIYVNKEFEPLVHAIVPGFEEHILLMGYPREALIWDSVRRVTDVKAVRLTPGSGGWLHAVIAIRKKNRGEAKNVVLAAFTGHPSLKSVIVVDDDIDVDNPLEVEWALATRFQASRDLIIIKSARGSTLDPSGDDGVVDKLGFDATIPLEKPKEEFKKIEIP; the protein is encoded by the coding sequence ATGAGTGAGACTAGTGTATGGGGTTTTTTCGATAAGTTAAGAGAAAACGGTTTCAGTATTGATGACAAAGGTGTTATCAGCAGTTTATTTGATGTAACGCGTATTGTCGCAAAACAAAAAGATCCCTTTATAGCGTCGATTAAGAACTCTTTCTCAAGAATTTATGCCAATGTTGTTAGTAGTAGAAAGCATATTCATTTAATGCTTAATGTAAGAAATGATGTTGAGTCCTACAAGAAGATTCTTGAGGCACTCAATAACCCTACTAAAGGCGTTGTAGATAACTTCAGGAAATATTTTGAAGAAACAAGCTATACTCTCAAGGATCTACCATTCATAAAATTTTATAGAGAAGATGGAGGATACTATCTAACTAGCTCGATCTATTGTACATGTATTGATAGTGTTTGTAATGCTTCTTATCATCGTACAATGCTTATTGATGAAAATAAGGCTGTTCTTAGAATAGTACCTAGGCATCTATACAGGATTTATAATACCTACAGTGAAATGAGGAAAGACACGCCTGTGGCAATAATACTTGGTGTACATCCAGTAATAGAACTCGCCTCATCAACAAGTCCTCCCTATGGTGTCTACGAGCTATACGTCGCCAATAGACTTCTAGACAACAAGCTTGCATTCGTGGAAACTCCACAGTTCAAAATCCCCGTTCCAGCGACAGCAAGTATTGTTGTCGAGGGAGTAATCTCTCGGGACGAAGAGGAATGGGAAGGACCTTTCGTTGATATACTGAGGCTTGCCGATAAAAGGCGGAAACAACCCGTGTTCAAGTTGAGTAGTATCTATGTTAACAAAGAATTTGAACCATTGGTGCATGCCATAGTGCCTGGTTTCGAAGAACATATACTACTCATGGGTTATCCTCGTGAAGCATTGATATGGGATAGCGTTAGGCGTGTTACAGATGTAAAAGCTGTTAGGCTAACTCCTGGTAGTGGAGGATGGCTCCATGCGGTTATCGCTATAAGGAAGAAGAATCGTGGTGAAGCAAAGAATGTTGTACTGGCGGCTTTCACTGGTCATCCAAGCTTAAAGAGTGTTATCGTAGTTGATGACGATATCGATGTTGATAACCCGCTTGAAGTCGAATGGGCTTTGGCGACTCGTTTCCAGGCTTCAAGAGATCTCATTATAATTAAGAGTGCTAGAGGCAGTACACTAGACCCTAGCGGTGATGATGGTGTTGTCGATAAACTAGGATTTGATGCAACTATTCCGCTAGAAAAACCCAAAGAGGAATTCAAGAAAATAGAGATACCCTGA
- a CDS encoding DUF126 domain-containing protein yields MKEFKVKVIVRGSCKGEPVVINRKISFFGEVDPEKGVVTSDGVCITDKPLVIAGTRGSTVGSYVIYALKEYGRAPSCIIAGEAEPILIIGCIIANIPLFVVEDYREFIDYLGKHKKPYIEVDDGKEVIRVYEEGILHSNRGA; encoded by the coding sequence GTGAAGGAATTCAAGGTAAAAGTTATTGTTAGAGGATCATGTAAGGGCGAGCCTGTTGTTATCAACAGAAAGATATCGTTTTTCGGAGAAGTAGATCCTGAAAAAGGTGTTGTCACAAGTGATGGTGTTTGTATTACCGATAAACCATTAGTTATTGCCGGGACACGGGGTTCTACTGTTGGTTCATATGTAATTTACGCGTTAAAAGAGTATGGTAGAGCGCCATCATGTATCATTGCTGGTGAAGCTGAGCCTATTCTCATTATAGGCTGTATTATTGCTAATATACCTCTGTTTGTTGTAGAGGACTACAGAGAGTTTATTGATTACTTAGGTAAACATAAAAAACCATATATTGAAGTAGATGATGGAAAGGAGGTAATTAGAGTCTATGAGGAGGGCATACTTCATAGTAATAGAGGGGCTTGA
- a CDS encoding MFS transporter — MKNVERWLKAFAIAFLLEGLGTSIYFTYSRPYIIENLGEAYGLAALLASAELIPSIFSVVAGMIGDRIGRRNLILVGILRFPALTLLAYINPVYAPVAVALMYLGTALSAPSSLGTVLEAGGRSGKIYAWITFFAGIGWALGGLVPGIFKQYIGGIGLFLLAGIFLAISPIIQFAYYPKGLKGRSISLQEVFEGIKRSTAVVLAILFSTAGLTMFYSLLLVKIYREVGNLFIYGLVTMSLAALTGSLMRPLSGKLVDKYDPDIVLALSLIAYMILNVFLYISSGLILLVLWLVPIFPFKDTAQTMSISRRLPPELQATAAGIIATVNSIAGLLIAAVSPEIAAHGLLGGFIIQLFLLILSIAILYKAYKSAWKNRKVRYNIRGVLSIFNIR; from the coding sequence ATGAAGAATGTAGAGAGATGGCTAAAGGCTTTCGCCATAGCTTTTCTCCTTGAAGGACTTGGCACATCAATATACTTCACGTACAGTAGACCTTACATCATAGAGAATCTTGGAGAAGCGTATGGGTTAGCTGCCCTTCTCGCTTCGGCTGAATTAATTCCATCAATATTCTCTGTAGTAGCTGGAATGATCGGGGACAGAATTGGTAGACGCAACCTCATACTTGTTGGCATACTTAGATTCCCGGCATTAACACTATTGGCGTATATAAATCCTGTTTATGCACCAGTAGCAGTAGCTTTAATGTATCTTGGAACAGCATTATCGGCGCCAAGTAGCTTGGGAACAGTACTAGAGGCAGGCGGTAGATCAGGAAAAATATACGCATGGATAACGTTTTTTGCAGGTATTGGATGGGCTTTAGGAGGCTTAGTCCCCGGGATTTTCAAGCAATACATTGGCGGAATAGGGCTTTTCCTGCTGGCAGGTATCTTCCTAGCCATATCTCCTATAATTCAGTTTGCATACTATCCTAAAGGACTAAAAGGTAGATCTATTAGCCTACAAGAGGTTTTCGAAGGAATAAAGAGGTCTACAGCTGTGGTTCTAGCTATTCTTTTCTCCACAGCTGGACTGACTATGTTTTACTCACTTCTACTCGTCAAGATCTATAGGGAGGTAGGAAACCTCTTCATCTACGGACTTGTGACAATGAGTTTAGCTGCCTTAACAGGCTCGCTCATGAGACCTCTTTCAGGCAAGCTTGTAGACAAATATGACCCAGATATTGTGCTTGCTTTATCGCTTATAGCTTATATGATCCTCAATGTATTCCTTTACATATCAAGTGGGTTAATACTACTGGTACTATGGCTTGTCCCGATTTTCCCATTCAAAGATACGGCACAAACAATGTCTATTAGCCGTAGATTACCGCCAGAATTACAGGCAACAGCAGCTGGGATAATAGCTACAGTGAATAGCATCGCTGGGCTACTAATAGCTGCCGTGTCACCCGAGATAGCAGCTCATGGTTTACTTGGAGGCTTCATAATCCAATTATTCCTGTTGATATTATCCATAGCAATTCTCTACAAGGCCTATAAGAGCGCATGGAAGAATAGAAAGGTCAGATATAATATACGTGGTGTGCTAAGTATTTTCAATATTCGTTGA
- the tmk gene encoding dTMP kinase: protein MRRAYFIVIEGLDGAGKTTISKWLVEVFEKNGRSAIYTYEPNDTKFVDALKSYKEYRTPELDALAYAADRLVHLRKVVIPALLSGTDVIMDRYYFSSIAYQGASGVPIEWVIEVNRYAIKPDLSIYIDVEPETGLTRIKKGKSSSRFPEYEKIDLLRKVREIYIDMVNRGWLEYVDGNHPIEQVKGEVLSVINQKLRLGLRA, encoded by the coding sequence ATGAGGAGGGCATACTTCATAGTAATAGAGGGGCTTGACGGAGCTGGTAAGACAACTATTTCTAAATGGCTTGTAGAAGTATTTGAGAAAAATGGTAGGAGTGCGATCTACACTTACGAACCCAATGATACCAAATTCGTTGATGCATTAAAGAGCTATAAAGAATATAGAACACCTGAATTAGATGCACTAGCTTACGCTGCCGATAGACTCGTGCATTTAAGGAAAGTTGTTATACCAGCGCTTCTTAGTGGAACAGATGTCATAATGGATAGATACTATTTCTCAAGCATAGCCTATCAAGGCGCTTCAGGTGTCCCCATAGAATGGGTTATTGAAGTAAATAGGTATGCGATAAAACCAGATCTATCAATATACATTGATGTAGAGCCCGAGACAGGATTGACCCGTATTAAGAAGGGGAAGAGTAGTTCTAGATTCCCGGAGTATGAGAAAATCGATTTACTGAGGAAAGTCAGAGAAATCTATATAGACATGGTTAATCGTGGATGGCTAGAATACGTTGACGGTAATCATCCTATTGAACAAGTAAAGGGAGAAGTCTTGAGTGTAATAAACCAAAAGCTGAGACTAGGTCTTCGTGCCTAA
- a CDS encoding aconitase X catalytic domain-containing protein yields MFLTKLEEKMLSGEYGEAVALAMKVIVKVGESLGAEKLVKVRHVHVSGVSYSNIGEPGARFIEKLAKLGGRVSVYTTSNPTCIDLYGSTRIFDEKLVMGQKKINSALEKMGISPSYTCIPYLISKPSVSEHLAWGESNAVAMANSVYGARTNREGGPLTLLAAIVGRTSYAGLHLMENRVARTLVEYTAFSKLDDYWGSLLGLYIGDNISDIPFVKGFSEASFLGIKELLASAAATGSHGLIVLDGITPRESYSVDINEKIIVDEKELRNYMDKISTQYDDKGYILAYVGCPHLTLNELNKLANLVNQYTKIKSNVKFLVTIPYMYKGVVDDIVTILRKKGIEVAYGTCPIVSRLREKPDLVITNSGKALFYLKKLHGLEVSLASIEDMVKEVMVK; encoded by the coding sequence TTGTTTCTAACAAAACTCGAAGAAAAAATGCTTTCAGGAGAATACGGGGAAGCAGTAGCTCTCGCAATGAAGGTTATTGTTAAAGTTGGAGAAAGCCTTGGCGCAGAGAAACTGGTTAAGGTAAGACACGTCCACGTATCAGGCGTATCTTATAGCAATATAGGCGAGCCAGGGGCACGCTTCATTGAGAAACTAGCTAAACTCGGTGGCAGAGTAAGCGTATACACTACAAGTAATCCAACATGTATAGACTTGTATGGCTCGACAAGGATTTTCGATGAAAAACTTGTTATGGGGCAGAAAAAGATAAACAGTGCTCTTGAAAAAATGGGTATAAGCCCATCATATACATGTATTCCATACCTTATCAGTAAGCCAAGTGTAAGCGAACACCTGGCTTGGGGGGAAAGTAATGCTGTTGCCATGGCGAACTCTGTTTATGGTGCCAGGACTAACCGTGAAGGAGGACCGTTAACACTATTGGCGGCAATAGTTGGGAGGACCAGTTATGCAGGGTTACACTTGATGGAAAACCGTGTTGCAAGAACGCTTGTAGAATATACGGCATTCAGTAAACTCGATGATTATTGGGGTAGTCTTCTAGGTCTCTACATAGGGGACAACATATCTGATATACCGTTTGTAAAAGGCTTTAGTGAAGCTAGTTTCCTCGGCATAAAAGAATTACTTGCCTCAGCAGCTGCCACAGGAAGCCATGGATTAATTGTTCTGGACGGCATTACTCCCAGAGAAAGCTATAGTGTCGACATTAATGAGAAAATTATTGTTGACGAAAAAGAACTTAGAAACTACATGGACAAGATTTCAACCCAATATGATGATAAGGGTTATATTCTTGCTTACGTTGGATGCCCTCATCTCACGCTAAACGAGTTGAATAAGCTAGCTAACCTAGTAAATCAATACACTAAAATTAAGAGTAACGTGAAATTCCTTGTAACAATACCATACATGTATAAGGGTGTTGTTGACGACATTGTTACAATACTACGTAAAAAAGGAATCGAAGTAGCTTATGGTACATGCCCCATAGTGTCTAGATTGAGAGAAAAACCTGATCTCGTGATAACTAATAGCGGAAAAGCATTGTTTTACTTGAAGAAACTACATGGATTAGAAGTCTCACTGGCAAGTATAGAAGACATGGTAAAGGAGGTAATGGTTAAGTGA
- a CDS encoding CopG family ribbon-helix-helix protein has product MPMPPIISISIPDNLLDKIDECIKRYGYTGRSEFVREALREYISQKYPEELYKERIYGILIALTNHELKPSVDQKVIDTIHSFQPIIRSFYHQLLEKGWCLNIVIVETNWREIQTMIKILRKIRGVDKIWFIPITTEPKTKE; this is encoded by the coding sequence ATGCCCATGCCACCTATCATAAGCATTTCAATACCAGATAATCTCCTCGACAAAATAGATGAATGCATTAAAAGATACGGGTACACCGGCAGATCAGAGTTTGTTAGAGAAGCATTAAGGGAATATATTTCACAAAAATACCCTGAAGAACTATATAAAGAGAGAATCTATGGCATACTCATTGCATTAACAAACCATGAACTAAAACCCTCAGTAGACCAGAAGGTAATTGATACAATACACTCATTCCAACCAATAATAAGATCCTTCTATCACCAACTACTTGAGAAAGGATGGTGCCTCAACATAGTTATAGTCGAAACCAATTGGAGAGAAATACAAACTATGATAAAAATACTTAGAAAAATAAGAGGCGTCGACAAGATATGGTTTATACCCATTACAACAGAGCCCAAAACAAAGGAATAG